In one Winogradskyella sp. MH6 genomic region, the following are encoded:
- a CDS encoding PaaI family thioesterase: protein MQGDKIPHKMLGQDAFSTWLGIEILECEIGRCRVAMTVRKEMLNSMGKAHGGISYALADTAFGFAANTHGKFAVSIETSINHIEAIEEGDYLVAESVIETVKNRLGFNIVEVKRGDELVALFKGVVYRTQKDWR from the coding sequence ATGCAAGGAGATAAAATTCCACATAAAATGTTAGGTCAAGACGCTTTTAGTACTTGGCTAGGTATCGAAATTTTAGAATGCGAAATAGGTCGTTGCCGTGTTGCCATGACTGTTAGAAAAGAGATGTTGAATAGTATGGGAAAAGCTCATGGAGGCATCAGTTATGCTTTAGCAGATACCGCTTTTGGTTTTGCAGCAAATACGCATGGGAAATTTGCAGTTTCCATAGAAACAAGTATTAACCACATTGAAGCTATAGAAGAAGGCGACTATTTAGTTGCAGAATCAGTTATAGAAACTGTAAAAAACAGATTAGGATTTAATATTGTAGAAGTCAAAAGAGGAGATGAATTAGTAGCTTTATTTAAAGGTGTTGTTTATCGGACTCAAAAAGATTGGAGATGA
- the pcaF gene encoding 3-oxoadipyl-CoA thiolase: MKEAYIIDGIRTPIGNYKGTLSAVRTDDLGALVIKEIVKRNPNIPKEAYDDVILGCANQAGEDNRNVARMASLLAGLPFSVPGETVNRLCSSGLSAIIHANRAIKAGDGDLFISGGVENMTRGPYVIAKPSSAFGTDAKMYDSSFGWRFVNPKMHEMYGTDGMGVTAENLVEKYNISREDQDEFAYWSQMKASKAQENGRLDREIIPVEIPQRKKDPIIFSKDEFVKPTTTKEILGKLRPAFKKEGGSVTAGNSSGLNDGAAATIIASEDAVKKYNLKPLARIVSSAVVGVEPRIMGIGPVEASNKALAKAGLIMDDIDIIELNEAFAAQALACTRAWGLDDNDPRINPNGGSIAIGHPLGVTGARIAYSAALELKEQNKKYALVTMCVGVGQGYAAVIECVNN; encoded by the coding sequence ATGAAAGAAGCATATATAATAGACGGAATTAGAACACCAATAGGAAATTACAAAGGCACATTGTCAGCTGTACGTACAGATGATTTGGGTGCTTTAGTTATAAAAGAAATTGTAAAACGAAACCCAAACATCCCAAAAGAGGCTTATGACGATGTTATTTTGGGTTGTGCTAACCAAGCAGGTGAAGATAACCGTAATGTCGCTAGAATGGCATCGCTTTTGGCAGGCTTACCGTTTTCGGTACCTGGTGAGACCGTAAATAGATTGTGTAGCTCAGGTTTATCAGCTATAATTCATGCTAATAGAGCAATAAAAGCTGGTGATGGAGATCTTTTTATATCAGGTGGTGTGGAAAATATGACACGCGGACCTTATGTTATAGCAAAACCATCCAGCGCATTTGGTACCGATGCTAAAATGTACGACAGTAGTTTTGGATGGAGATTTGTAAATCCAAAAATGCACGAAATGTATGGTACGGACGGAATGGGAGTCACTGCTGAAAATCTTGTAGAGAAATATAATATTTCACGAGAAGACCAAGATGAATTCGCTTACTGGAGTCAAATGAAAGCATCTAAAGCACAAGAAAACGGTCGTTTGGATAGGGAAATTATTCCTGTTGAAATACCACAGCGTAAAAAAGATCCAATCATTTTTTCAAAAGATGAATTTGTAAAACCAACAACGACAAAAGAAATATTAGGAAAACTTCGACCTGCTTTCAAAAAAGAAGGTGGTAGCGTAACAGCAGGAAATTCATCAGGATTAAATGATGGAGCTGCGGCAACAATTATTGCTTCAGAAGATGCGGTTAAAAAATATAATCTAAAACCATTAGCACGAATAGTAAGTTCTGCAGTGGTTGGTGTAGAACCAAGAATTATGGGTATAGGTCCTGTAGAAGCGTCCAACAAAGCTTTGGCTAAAGCAGGTCTAATAATGGATGATATTGATATCATTGAACTAAATGAGGCTTTTGCAGCTCAAGCTTTAGCATGTACCAGAGCTTGGGGATTAGATGATAATGATCCTAGAATTAACCCTAATGGAGGCTCAATTGCTATTGGTCATCCACTAGGAGTTACAGGAGCAAGAATTGCCTATTCAGCGGCTTTAGAATTAAAAGAACAGAATAAAAAATATGCATTAGTAACAATGTGTGTTGGTGTCGGTCAAGGTTATGCCGCAGTGATTGAATGTGTAAATAATTAA
- the paaZ gene encoding phenylacetic acid degradation bifunctional protein PaaZ, with the protein MNKIQHYVQGQWTTGKEEGAPIYDAITGEHFTNWAVEGLDIPEILNYGRTKGGEVLRKMTFQERGNMLKKLALYLTKRKEQFYDLSYRTGATRVDSWIDIEGGFGNLFANASLRKLFPNQPFHVEGDPIDLSRGGRFMAHHIMVPKKGVAVHINAFNFPVWGMLEKCAVNWMAGVPAVVLPAPSSSYLAEAVAREIINSGILPEGALQIINGTVKTVLDTVESQDVVTFTGSAATGRLLKAHPRLIEESVPFTMEADSLNASILGEDAVPGTPEFDLFIKEVRNEMTVKAGQKCTAIRRIIVPENLVEDVQIALAKELDKVTIGDPRLKEVRMGALVSKQQVEAVKSSIADISKEAEMVYGNLDNIETIGADANKGAFISPVVFRTDDPFQNNVVHEREAFGPVSTIMPYKSMDEAVQLAQMGKGSLVSSIATYDDNIATDYVINAASHHGRILVINREMAKQSTGHGSPLPYLVHGGPGRAGGGEEMGGMRGIKHYLQRTAIQGTPSTITEITGIYQQNAKYKEAEDHPFKYHWEDIQPGMSLKTHKRTLTDSDIQNFANLTWDHFYAHTDITSLDGSIFEKRTAHGYFIISAAAGLFVYPNKGPVAANYGLDSIRFLRPLYHNDTIYVRLTCKEKVDRDVSSTEHPSGIVKWHVEVFDANFENRPESQKTDKDSPLVAVATILTMVQKKQETFVEMTEEKINECLSKLNADAKPKWGIMTPQHMIEHLEYTYKIASGEIQDFEIATPEKILDKVHASLYNYKKFPQNSQFPQLEKDTLDDLKHQDLETAIEKFKEQRKKYIEFFKENPDAKLKNLVFGVLNRYESYLLERKHLNHHFEQFGLI; encoded by the coding sequence ATGAACAAAATACAACACTACGTCCAAGGACAATGGACCACAGGAAAAGAAGAAGGAGCACCAATTTACGATGCCATTACAGGTGAGCATTTTACAAATTGGGCTGTTGAAGGATTAGATATTCCTGAAATTCTTAATTACGGTCGTACAAAAGGAGGAGAAGTTCTACGTAAAATGACCTTTCAAGAGCGTGGTAATATGCTCAAGAAATTAGCACTTTACCTTACCAAGCGTAAAGAACAATTTTACGATTTGAGTTATAGAACAGGTGCAACTAGAGTTGATAGTTGGATTGATATTGAAGGTGGTTTCGGTAATTTGTTTGCCAACGCTTCACTACGAAAATTATTTCCCAATCAACCATTTCATGTTGAAGGTGATCCGATAGATTTATCTCGTGGTGGACGCTTTATGGCGCATCATATCATGGTGCCTAAAAAAGGTGTTGCAGTTCATATCAATGCGTTTAATTTCCCAGTTTGGGGCATGTTAGAAAAATGTGCGGTTAATTGGATGGCAGGTGTGCCAGCAGTGGTTTTGCCAGCTCCATCATCGTCATATTTAGCTGAAGCTGTAGCAAGAGAAATTATCAATTCTGGTATTTTACCAGAAGGAGCTCTTCAAATTATAAACGGAACCGTAAAAACTGTTTTAGACACGGTTGAATCTCAAGATGTGGTGACTTTTACTGGCTCGGCAGCAACAGGTAGATTGTTAAAAGCTCATCCAAGATTGATTGAAGAATCTGTACCTTTTACTATGGAAGCCGATTCGTTAAACGCTTCAATTTTGGGTGAAGATGCTGTTCCGGGAACACCTGAGTTTGATTTGTTCATCAAAGAAGTTAGAAATGAAATGACCGTAAAAGCAGGTCAAAAATGTACAGCGATTAGAAGAATTATTGTTCCTGAAAATTTAGTTGAAGATGTTCAAATTGCATTAGCAAAAGAACTCGATAAAGTTACCATTGGTGACCCAAGACTTAAAGAAGTACGAATGGGCGCATTGGTAAGTAAGCAACAAGTTGAAGCCGTTAAAAGTTCTATTGCAGATATCAGCAAAGAAGCTGAAATGGTTTATGGCAATTTAGATAATATTGAAACCATTGGTGCGGATGCTAATAAAGGTGCATTCATCAGTCCAGTGGTGTTTAGAACTGATGATCCTTTCCAGAATAATGTTGTTCACGAGCGCGAAGCATTTGGACCAGTAAGTACCATTATGCCTTACAAGTCAATGGACGAAGCTGTGCAATTAGCACAAATGGGTAAAGGCTCGTTAGTGTCTTCTATAGCAACTTATGATGATAACATCGCAACGGATTATGTGATAAATGCAGCGAGTCATCACGGAAGAATATTGGTGATTAATCGCGAAATGGCAAAACAAAGTACTGGTCACGGTTCGCCATTGCCTTACTTGGTTCACGGAGGTCCAGGGCGTGCTGGAGGTGGAGAAGAAATGGGTGGAATGCGAGGTATTAAACACTATTTGCAACGTACAGCCATTCAGGGAACACCATCAACCATTACTGAAATTACTGGCATTTATCAGCAAAATGCAAAATATAAGGAAGCCGAAGACCATCCGTTTAAGTACCATTGGGAAGATATTCAACCAGGAATGTCTTTAAAAACACACAAGCGTACACTTACGGATTCCGACATTCAAAATTTTGCGAATTTAACTTGGGACCATTTTTACGCACATACAGATATTACATCTTTAGATGGTAGTATTTTTGAAAAACGAACAGCTCACGGTTATTTTATAATTTCGGCAGCAGCTGGTTTGTTTGTGTATCCTAATAAAGGTCCTGTAGCAGCAAATTACGGTTTGGATTCTATCCGATTTTTAAGACCGTTATACCACAATGATACCATTTATGTACGTTTAACCTGCAAGGAAAAAGTAGATAGAGATGTGTCGTCAACCGAGCATCCAAGTGGTATTGTAAAATGGCACGTTGAGGTTTTTGATGCTAATTTTGAAAACCGTCCAGAAAGTCAAAAAACAGACAAAGATAGTCCGTTGGTTGCAGTGGCTACCATTTTAACAATGGTTCAGAAAAAACAAGAAACATTTGTTGAAATGACTGAAGAGAAAATCAACGAATGCTTATCAAAGTTGAATGCGGATGCCAAACCAAAATGGGGCATTATGACGCCTCAACATATGATTGAGCATTTAGAGTATACTTATAAAATTGCGTCTGGCGAAATTCAAGATTTTGAAATTGCCACACCTGAAAAGATTTTAGACAAGGTGCACGCAAGCTTGTATAACTATAAAAAGTTTCCACAAAACTCTCAATTTCCACAGTTAGAAAAAGACACGCTAGACGATTTAAAACATCAAGATTTAGAAACAGCGATTGAGAAGTTTAAGGAACAACGCAAAAAATACATCGAGTTTTTCAAGGAAAATCCAGATGCTAAATTGAAGAATTTAGTGTTTGGAGTGTTGAATCGTTACGAATCTTACTTACTCGAAAGAAAACATTTAAACCATCATTTTGAACAATTTGGATTAATATAA
- a CDS encoding enoyl-CoA hydratase/isomerase family protein has translation MSEQQPYVKQTIENQVGYIEFFHPAHNSLPGNILAELAQTITDAGNNDDIKVIVLKSGGDRTFCAGASFNELININDEATGKVFFSGFANVINAMRKCPKFIIGRVQGKTVGGGVGVASATDYCMATKFAAIKLSELNVGIGPFVVGPAVERKLGLSGMSQIAIDANTFYPAEWAKQKGLFTQVFETTEALDEAVKTFAENLCNYNPEAMKEMKTIFWQGTEDWDTLLAERAAISGRLVLSDFTKETLNRFK, from the coding sequence ATGTCAGAACAACAACCATACGTAAAACAAACCATAGAAAACCAAGTAGGATACATCGAATTTTTTCATCCTGCGCATAACTCATTACCAGGAAATATTCTAGCTGAATTAGCACAAACCATTACTGATGCTGGTAATAATGACGACATTAAAGTTATTGTTCTTAAAAGTGGAGGCGACAGAACGTTTTGTGCAGGAGCAAGTTTTAACGAACTAATCAATATCAATGACGAAGCTACGGGAAAAGTGTTTTTTTCAGGATTTGCTAACGTGATTAATGCGATGCGAAAATGTCCAAAATTCATTATTGGTCGCGTGCAAGGAAAAACTGTTGGAGGTGGAGTAGGAGTTGCGTCGGCAACCGATTATTGTATGGCAACAAAATTTGCAGCTATTAAATTAAGTGAACTAAATGTTGGTATCGGTCCGTTTGTGGTTGGTCCAGCAGTAGAGCGCAAGTTAGGATTAAGCGGAATGTCACAAATCGCCATTGATGCCAATACATTTTATCCAGCAGAATGGGCAAAACAAAAAGGCTTATTTACACAAGTGTTTGAAACTACAGAAGCATTAGACGAAGCCGTAAAAACCTTTGCCGAAAATCTTTGCAATTACAATCCAGAAGCTATGAAAGAAATGAAAACAATCTTCTGGCAAGGTACCGAAGATTGGGATACGCTTCTAGCCGAAAGAGCAGCCATTAGTGGTCGTTTGGTATTGAGTGATTTTACAAAAGAAACATTAAATCGATTTAAATAG
- a CDS encoding acyltransferase: MIYEFQGYIPVVHESSFVHPLATVTGNVIIGKNCYIGPGAAIRGDWGQIILEDGVNVQENCTVHMFPGKSIVLKESAHVGHGAIIHGANLGRNCLIGMNSVIMDDAEIGYESIVGAMAFVKAETKIPPRSLVVGNPAKVVKQVSDDMIEWKTKGTKLYQQLPKDCQETLKEVEPLREVPKDRIVQENTYATLRDFMKKIN; this comes from the coding sequence GTGATTTACGAATTTCAAGGTTATATACCAGTCGTTCACGAAAGCAGTTTCGTTCATCCATTGGCAACGGTTACAGGTAATGTCATCATTGGCAAAAACTGCTATATTGGTCCAGGTGCAGCCATTCGTGGAGATTGGGGACAAATTATTTTAGAGGATGGTGTTAATGTGCAAGAAAATTGTACGGTTCATATGTTTCCAGGTAAATCCATTGTCTTAAAGGAAAGTGCACACGTTGGTCACGGAGCCATCATTCACGGAGCTAATTTAGGTCGAAATTGCCTAATTGGTATGAATTCGGTGATTATGGATGATGCTGAAATAGGCTATGAAAGTATTGTCGGAGCAATGGCCTTTGTTAAAGCCGAAACTAAAATTCCACCTCGCAGTTTGGTGGTTGGTAATCCAGCAAAAGTTGTAAAGCAAGTGAGTGATGATATGATTGAATGGAAAACCAAAGGGACAAAATTATATCAACAATTGCCAAAAGATTGTCAAGAAACCTTGAAGGAAGTCGAACCACTTCGTGAAGTGCCAAAAGATAGAATTGTACAAGAAAATACGTATGCTACATTACGTGATTTTATGAAAAAAATAAACTAA
- a CDS encoding dihydrolipoamide acetyltransferase family protein yields MSKFELKMPKMGESITEGTIINWLVNEGDTFEEGDIILEVATDKVDNEVPAPASGTMVETKFQAKDVVKVGEVIAILEVEVSSSKSQPKKEVVGSSAVDMSQKKTKKNRTIASSTVEKPSSNSFSVNNTNTFFSPLIISIAKEHHISFEELARIPATGKGGRLRKSDVFNYIEDGRPYKFAQPVVQDPTAYRIPQLEFDKGKGKIIEMDRMRQMIADHMVYSKHTSPHVTAYVEADLTNMVNWRNENKVAFQEKYGEKLTFTPLFVEAVAKAVKDFPNINASVDGNNIIVKEDINIGMATALPNGNLIVPVVKNADNKDLKTLAANVNELANKARENKLAGDDIKGSTFTISNVGTFGSVMGTPIINQPEVAILALGIIKKRPEVIETESGDEIAIRSMMYLSLSFDHRVVDGFLGGSFVRRVADYFEQFDTNRKI; encoded by the coding sequence ATGTCAAAATTCGAACTAAAAATGCCCAAAATGGGTGAAAGTATAACCGAAGGAACCATAATTAATTGGTTGGTTAATGAAGGGGATACCTTTGAAGAAGGTGATATAATTTTAGAGGTTGCTACCGATAAAGTTGATAATGAAGTACCAGCTCCAGCTTCTGGAACTATGGTTGAAACCAAGTTTCAAGCTAAAGATGTTGTTAAGGTTGGTGAAGTTATTGCCATATTAGAAGTTGAGGTATCGAGTTCGAAGTCGCAACCAAAAAAAGAAGTTGTCGGGTCGAGTGCAGTCGATATGTCTCAAAAGAAAACTAAAAAGAATCGTACAATTGCATCAAGTACAGTTGAGAAACCTAGCTCAAATTCATTTTCGGTTAATAATACAAACACGTTCTTTTCACCGCTAATCATTTCCATAGCCAAAGAACATCACATCAGTTTTGAGGAATTAGCAAGGATACCAGCAACCGGAAAAGGAGGACGATTAAGAAAAAGTGATGTATTTAACTATATTGAAGATGGTAGACCTTACAAGTTTGCACAGCCTGTAGTACAAGATCCAACAGCATATCGTATTCCGCAATTAGAGTTTGATAAAGGCAAGGGCAAAATCATAGAAATGGATCGTATGCGCCAAATGATTGCCGATCATATGGTGTATTCCAAGCATACGTCGCCTCACGTTACCGCTTATGTTGAAGCTGACTTAACCAATATGGTAAACTGGCGAAACGAAAATAAGGTTGCGTTTCAAGAAAAATATGGTGAAAAACTAACCTTTACACCATTGTTTGTTGAGGCTGTGGCTAAAGCTGTTAAAGATTTTCCAAATATCAATGCTTCAGTAGATGGTAATAATATCATTGTAAAAGAAGATATTAATATAGGTATGGCAACCGCTTTACCAAATGGAAATTTAATTGTTCCTGTAGTGAAAAATGCAGATAATAAAGATTTAAAAACATTAGCGGCAAACGTTAATGAATTGGCAAATAAAGCTAGAGAAAACAAGTTGGCAGGTGACGATATTAAGGGAAGTACATTTACAATTTCTAATGTTGGAACGTTTGGTAGCGTAATGGGAACACCAATTATCAACCAACCAGAAGTTGCCATTTTAGCCTTGGGAATTATTAAAAAAAGGCCAGAAGTCATAGAAACCGAATCAGGAGATGAAATCGCTATTAGAAGTATGATGTATTTGTCATTATCCTTTGATCATCGTGTCGTGGATGGTTTCCTAGGTGGAAGCTTTGTTCGTCGTGTAGCTGATTATTTTGAACAATTTGATACCAATAGAAAAATATAA
- a CDS encoding branched-chain amino acid aminotransferase, which translates to MSYNISIQKVEKSKVENIDFNNIPLGTVFTDHIFICDYENGEWTNPRIQPMGLIPTHPAAMALHYGQAIFEGMKATVDAEGNPMLFRADENAKRMNFSADRMGMPNISSDLFVEGLKQLVDLERNWIPPMDGSALYLRPFMYADEPFIGMRAATHYKFIIMASPAGPFFSKRIKLWAEKKFIRAAQGGTGEAKAAGNYAAAIRPTELAKAKGYDQVLWLDAVEHKYIQEVGTMNIFFKIEDKFITPELDGCVLDGITRKSVISLLKDQGFEVEERKITIDEIKEASKNGTLKEAFGTGTAVGIAYIESVGFGDEEIFVSKDSPVGLEINQRLNDIKTGKIEDKFGWITKVEKELA; encoded by the coding sequence ATGTCTTACAACATATCCATCCAAAAAGTAGAAAAATCAAAAGTTGAAAACATCGATTTCAACAACATACCATTAGGAACTGTATTCACCGATCACATATTCATTTGTGATTATGAAAATGGCGAGTGGACCAACCCAAGAATTCAACCTATGGGATTAATACCAACGCATCCAGCAGCTATGGCTTTACATTACGGACAAGCCATTTTTGAGGGTATGAAAGCAACGGTTGATGCTGAAGGTAATCCGATGCTTTTTAGGGCAGATGAAAATGCAAAACGTATGAACTTTAGTGCAGACCGTATGGGAATGCCAAATATATCTAGTGATTTATTTGTTGAAGGTTTGAAACAATTGGTTGACTTAGAGCGCAACTGGATTCCACCAATGGATGGTAGTGCGTTGTATTTAAGACCGTTTATGTATGCCGATGAGCCTTTTATTGGTATGCGTGCGGCAACCCACTATAAATTCATAATCATGGCATCGCCTGCTGGGCCATTTTTTAGTAAGCGAATTAAACTTTGGGCTGAAAAGAAATTTATAAGAGCCGCTCAAGGTGGAACAGGTGAAGCCAAAGCAGCGGGAAATTATGCTGCAGCAATACGTCCAACCGAATTGGCAAAAGCAAAAGGTTACGATCAGGTGTTGTGGTTAGATGCAGTAGAACATAAGTATATTCAAGAAGTAGGAACGATGAATATCTTCTTTAAAATTGAAGATAAATTCATCACACCAGAATTGGATGGTTGTGTCTTAGATGGTATCACAAGGAAAAGTGTGATTAGTCTTTTAAAAGATCAAGGATTTGAAGTTGAAGAACGAAAAATAACAATTGATGAAATAAAAGAGGCTTCTAAAAATGGTACTTTAAAAGAAGCTTTTGGTACAGGAACTGCTGTGGGTATTGCTTACATAGAAAGTGTTGGTTTTGGTGACGAAGAAATTTTTGTTTCAAAAGATAGTCCTGTTGGTCTTGAAATCAATCAAAGATTGAATGATATTAAAACAGGAAAGATTGAAGATAAATTTGGTTGGATTACCAAAGTCGAAAAAGAATTAGCATAG